A single Elephas maximus indicus isolate mEleMax1 chromosome 2, mEleMax1 primary haplotype, whole genome shotgun sequence DNA region contains:
- the SREK1 gene encoding splicing regulatory glutamine/lysine-rich protein 1 isoform X3 codes for MTSLMPGAGLLPIPTPNPLTTLGVSLSSLGAIPAAALDPNIATLGEIPQPPLMGNVDPSKIDEIRRTVYVGNLNSQTTTADQLLEFFKQVGEVKFVRMAGDETQPTRFAFVEFADQNSVPRALAFNGVMFGDRPLKINHSNNAIVKPPEMTPQAAAKELEEVMKRVREAQSFISAAIEPESGKSNERKGGRSRSHTRSKSRSSSKSHSRRKRSQSKHRSRSHNRSRSRQKDRRRSKSPHKKRSKSRERRKSRSRSRSRDKRKDTREKIKEKERVKEKDREKEREKEREREKEREKEKERSKNKDKDRDKEREKDREKDKEKDREREREKEHEKERDKEKEKEQDKEKDREKDKSKEIDEKRKKDKKSRTPPRSYNASRRSRSSSRERRRRRSRSSSRSPRTSKTIKRKSSRSPSPRSRNKKDKKREKERDHISERRERERSTSTRKSSNDRDGKEKLEKNSTSLKEKEHNKEPDSSVGKESDDKDAPRTEENQVQQNGNCQPNDENLSAKTEAV; via the exons ATGACAAGTTTGATGCCTGGTGCAGGGTTGCTTCCCATACCAACCCCAAATCCCTTGACTACG cttggtGTTTCACTCAGCAGTTTGGGAGCTATACCAGCAGCAGCACTAGACCCCAACATTGCAACACTTGGAGAGATACCGCAGCCACCACTTATGGGAAATGTGGATCCTTCCAAAATTGATGAAATTAGGAGAACAGTCTATGTTGGAAATTTGAATTCTCAG ACAACGACAGCTGATCAACTACTTGAATTTTTTAAACAAGTTGGAGAAGTGAAGTTTGTACGGATGGCAGGTGATGAGACTCAGCCAACTCGGTTTGCTTTTGTGGAATTTGCAGACCAAAATTCTGTACCAAGGGCCCTTGCTTTTAATGGAGTTATGTTTGGAGACAGGCCACTGAA aatAAATCACTCCAACAATGCAATAGTAAAACCCCCTGAGATGACACCTCAGGCTGCAGCTAAGGAGTTAGAAGAAGTTATGAAGCGAGTACGAGAGGCTCAGTCATTTATCTCTGCAGCTATTGAACCAG AGTCTGGAAAGAGCAATGAAAGAAAAGGCGGTCGATCTCGTTCCCACACTCGTTCAAAATCCAGGTCTAGCTCAAAATCCCATTCTAGAAGGAAAAGATCACAGTCAAAACACAG GAGTAGATCCCATAATAGATCACGTTCAAGACAGAAAGATAGACGTAGATCTAAGAGCCCACATAAAAAACGCTCTAAGTCAAGAGAGAGACGGAAGTCAAGGAGTCGTTCGCGTTCACG ggaCAAGAGAAAAGACACCAGAGAAAAGatcaaggaaaaggaaagagtgaaagaaaaagatagagaaaaggaaagggaaaaagagagggagagggaaaaggaacgtgaaaaagaaaaggaacggagtaaaaacaaagataaagaccGTGATAAAGAACGAGAAAAGGAtcgggaaaaagacaaggaaaaggacagagagagagagcgggAAAAAGAGCATGAAAAGGAGCGagacaaagagaaggaaaaagaacagGACAAAGAAAAGGACCGAGAAAAGGACAAATCCAAAGAAATagatgagaaaagaaagaaggataaAAAATCCAGAACACCACCCAGAAGTTATAATGCATCAAGAAGATCTCGTAGTTCCAGCAG GGAAAGGCgtaggaggaggagcaggagttCTTCCAGATCGCCGAGAACATCAAAAACCATAAAAAGGAAATCTTCTAGGTCTCCATCACCTAGGAG TAGaaataagaaagacaaaaagagagagaaagaaagagaccacatcagtgaaagaagagagagagaacgtTCAACCTCTACAAGAAAGAGTTCCAATGACAGAGATGGGAAGGAGAAGTTGGAGAAGAACAGTACCTCACTTAAA GAGAAAGAGCACAATAAAGAACCGGATTCAAGTGTAGGCAAAGAATCAGATGATAAGGATGCCCCCAGGACTGAGGAAAACCAAGTACAGCAGAATGGGAATTGTCAGCCAAATGACGAAAACCTCTCTGCTAAAACAGAAGCAGTATAG
- the SREK1 gene encoding splicing regulatory glutamine/lysine-rich protein 1 isoform X4, which yields MTPQAAAKELEEVMKRVREAQSFISAAIEPESGKSNERKGGRSRSHTRSKSRSSSKSHSRRKRSQSKHRSRSHNRSRSRQKDRRRSKSPHKKRSKSRERRKSRSRSRSRDKRKDTREKIKEKERVKEKDREKEREKEREREKEREKEKERSKNKDKDRDKEREKDREKDKEKDREREREKEHEKERDKEKEKEQDKEKDREKDKSKEIDEKRKKDKKSRTPPRSYNASRRSRSSSRERRRRRSRSSSRSPRTSKTIKRKSSRSPSPRSRNKKDKKREKERDHISERRERERSTSTRKSSNDRDGKEKLEKNSTSLKEKEHNKEPDSSVGKESDDKDAPRTEENQVQQNGNCQPNDENLSAKTEAV from the exons ATGACACCTCAGGCTGCAGCTAAGGAGTTAGAAGAAGTTATGAAGCGAGTACGAGAGGCTCAGTCATTTATCTCTGCAGCTATTGAACCAG AGTCTGGAAAGAGCAATGAAAGAAAAGGCGGTCGATCTCGTTCCCACACTCGTTCAAAATCCAGGTCTAGCTCAAAATCCCATTCTAGAAGGAAAAGATCACAGTCAAAACACAG GAGTAGATCCCATAATAGATCACGTTCAAGACAGAAAGATAGACGTAGATCTAAGAGCCCACATAAAAAACGCTCTAAGTCAAGAGAGAGACGGAAGTCAAGGAGTCGTTCGCGTTCACG ggaCAAGAGAAAAGACACCAGAGAAAAGatcaaggaaaaggaaagagtgaaagaaaaagatagagaaaaggaaagggaaaaagagagggagagggaaaaggaacgtgaaaaagaaaaggaacggagtaaaaacaaagataaagaccGTGATAAAGAACGAGAAAAGGAtcgggaaaaagacaaggaaaaggacagagagagagagcgggAAAAAGAGCATGAAAAGGAGCGagacaaagagaaggaaaaagaacagGACAAAGAAAAGGACCGAGAAAAGGACAAATCCAAAGAAATagatgagaaaagaaagaaggataaAAAATCCAGAACACCACCCAGAAGTTATAATGCATCAAGAAGATCTCGTAGTTCCAGCAG GGAAAGGCgtaggaggaggagcaggagttCTTCCAGATCGCCGAGAACATCAAAAACCATAAAAAGGAAATCTTCTAGGTCTCCATCACCTAGGAG TAGaaataagaaagacaaaaagagagagaaagaaagagaccacatcagtgaaagaagagagagagaacgtTCAACCTCTACAAGAAAGAGTTCCAATGACAGAGATGGGAAGGAGAAGTTGGAGAAGAACAGTACCTCACTTAAA GAGAAAGAGCACAATAAAGAACCGGATTCAAGTGTAGGCAAAGAATCAGATGATAAGGATGCCCCCAGGACTGAGGAAAACCAAGTACAGCAGAATGGGAATTGTCAGCCAAATGACGAAAACCTCTCTGCTAAAACAGAAGCAGTATAG